A single window of Flagellimonas maritima DNA harbors:
- a CDS encoding C39 family peptidase, with protein MENRGISLKTQLSILLMAIFVLLTMETLSAQSFPVNIAVRNVGASPTQLSSYADAAQANGPLLAILALNDLNITGREVQLRMSFEGGGIDFQSVPNPIGAGPFFLDGGIPLALGAPELAPYFEIANVTGISPTVYGRPLPEGSYQICLEAFDVLTGKRLSARSCTNVFLFQNRPPFLVLPANGAQVDETNPQNIVFQWTPRQLNITNVEYELSLVEIWDGTIDPQAAFLSAPPLFQATTTATSYLYGPADPILLPDRAYAWRVRAKAVDGAEGVGPFENQGHSEIFSFVHISPCEVPPNLRHEVRGSAQANILWDDPTTTVPEFTVRYRQKGAGNAWFINRTTANWTTLWDLRAGTPYEYQLKKDCGLGESGWSTVRELTTAMETETEDLYRCGISPNIDVQNQEPLSNLSPGEQFVAGDFTVTTTQVNGGEGYYSGKGHVRIPYLGNVKLAVHFDNILLNTDRQLLQGTVVTEYDPTMGNILDTGDVVETVGELGGAIGDLFEALSDELDQIVATIKDDRELNRQVDAAIEILQINLDDPNNGLTDEQEENIRNFISDRGKVEEAIIAEKEKIANGERDEVIKQNLVSNFSEEDHLTRCTLEKLLDINTMSRDKIFDITSNGEVFNIVKDNFENWLDESQNVTTSNIEINAIQDWSVRADAQFSKKRGRILFDRLFETIRKAPKKEVYNLHPGLQQKGIYLGTYEMKGKTHGLALYTPKTIPQVFKLESEDYCELVSSEEYNNHIKVIEVANSLVLAFLNENQEVTFMVQLMDNNDEDFESILKWFGVLKLYKPNILVRNLTQQQILDELYGHEELMAVDIGAYRAMIANLPEDERAEAYLELQRHVPYYSQLDNMSNKHRSCNITSLAMNLNFMGKGADNMRLPDNLLLKAEKKEITKVKTWRKLAADYDIKSNKKEDFIELYDGNDKTETELKDYLTNLMLPVLEMGSSISLSLFPNCKGHIVRVQEVTLTGLVIDDPYGNCPLECITMRESCEDDSYKEKGDRNNSSNYYGNDVSYTWEVLTQITLKYMVVFNE; from the coding sequence ATGGAAAATCGAGGAATATCCTTAAAAACTCAGCTGTCAATACTTTTGATGGCAATCTTTGTACTCTTGACAATGGAAACGTTGAGTGCCCAATCGTTCCCTGTCAACATAGCGGTTAGGAATGTGGGCGCATCGCCCACGCAACTGTCGTCCTATGCCGATGCCGCCCAGGCCAACGGCCCCCTGCTGGCAATACTGGCGCTCAACGACCTCAACATCACCGGGCGGGAAGTACAACTGCGGATGTCCTTTGAGGGTGGCGGAATCGATTTTCAGAGTGTGCCGAACCCCATAGGTGCGGGCCCCTTCTTTCTGGACGGCGGTATCCCCCTGGCGCTAGGCGCCCCGGAGCTCGCCCCATATTTTGAAATAGCGAACGTTACGGGCATTTCCCCAACGGTCTACGGCCGCCCGCTGCCCGAGGGCTCCTACCAGATCTGTTTGGAGGCCTTCGATGTGCTGACGGGCAAGCGCCTCTCGGCGCGTTCCTGCACCAATGTGTTCCTGTTCCAGAACCGGCCGCCCTTTTTGGTGCTGCCCGCCAACGGGGCACAGGTGGACGAGACGAACCCGCAGAACATCGTGTTCCAATGGACGCCCAGACAGCTCAACATCACCAACGTGGAGTACGAGCTCAGCCTGGTGGAGATCTGGGACGGTACCATAGACCCGCAGGCCGCCTTTTTGTCCGCTCCGCCACTTTTTCAGGCGACCACCACGGCCACCAGCTATCTCTACGGCCCCGCCGACCCCATATTGCTTCCCGACCGTGCCTATGCCTGGCGGGTACGGGCCAAGGCCGTGGACGGGGCCGAGGGTGTGGGGCCGTTCGAGAACCAGGGCCATAGCGAGATCTTCTCCTTTGTGCACATATCGCCCTGCGAGGTGCCGCCCAACCTGAGGCACGAGGTGCGCGGCAGCGCACAGGCCAACATCCTTTGGGACGACCCCACTACCACGGTGCCCGAGTTCACCGTTCGCTACCGGCAAAAGGGCGCGGGGAACGCTTGGTTCATCAACCGCACCACCGCCAACTGGACCACGCTCTGGGACCTGAGGGCGGGAACGCCCTACGAGTACCAGCTGAAGAAGGACTGCGGGCTGGGGGAGAGCGGCTGGAGCACGGTGCGGGAGCTCACCACCGCCATGGAGACCGAAACGGAAGACCTGTACCGATGCGGCATATCGCCGAACATCGACGTACAGAACCAAGAGCCCTTGTCCAACCTTTCCCCGGGAGAGCAGTTCGTTGCGGGCGACTTTACCGTAACAACGACCCAGGTGAACGGGGGCGAGGGCTACTACAGCGGCAAGGGCCATGTTCGCATTCCCTATCTGGGCAATGTAAAGCTGGCGGTGCATTTTGACAATATCCTCCTGAACACCGACCGCCAGCTCTTGCAGGGCACCGTGGTGACCGAGTACGACCCCACTATGGGGAATATTCTGGATACGGGGGATGTGGTGGAGACGGTTGGGGAATTGGGCGGGGCCATTGGGGATTTATTTGAAGCCCTTTCCGATGAACTGGACCAAATTGTTGCTACAATAAAAGATGATAGGGAGCTTAATAGACAAGTGGATGCAGCAATTGAAATTTTGCAAATCAATTTGGACGACCCTAATAACGGTTTGACCGATGAACAGGAAGAAAATATACGAAACTTTATTTCCGATAGAGGAAAAGTTGAAGAAGCTATAATAGCTGAAAAAGAAAAAATAGCTAATGGGGAACGGGACGAGGTGATAAAACAGAATTTAGTTTCCAATTTTAGCGAAGAAGATCATTTGACAAGATGTACCTTGGAGAAACTATTGGATATAAACACGATGTCAAGAGACAAAATTTTTGATATAACATCAAATGGAGAAGTATTTAATATCGTTAAGGATAATTTTGAAAATTGGTTGGATGAATCCCAGAATGTGACAACTTCAAATATTGAAATTAATGCAATCCAAGATTGGTCGGTACGAGCGGATGCCCAATTTAGTAAGAAACGGGGAAGAATATTGTTTGATAGATTGTTTGAGACCATTCGTAAAGCCCCAAAAAAAGAGGTCTATAATTTACATCCCGGTCTTCAACAAAAGGGAATTTATTTAGGAACCTATGAAATGAAAGGGAAGACTCATGGTTTGGCGCTATATACCCCAAAAACAATACCGCAAGTGTTTAAACTGGAGTCCGAAGATTATTGTGAATTGGTAAGTTCAGAAGAATACAACAATCACATAAAGGTGATTGAAGTTGCCAACTCGTTGGTATTGGCTTTTTTAAATGAAAACCAAGAAGTTACCTTTATGGTACAGTTGATGGACAATAATGATGAAGATTTTGAAAGCATCTTAAAATGGTTCGGGGTATTAAAATTGTATAAACCTAATATTCTTGTGCGAAATTTGACCCAACAGCAAATCTTGGATGAACTTTATGGACATGAAGAGCTTATGGCCGTTGATATAGGGGCGTACCGGGCAATGATTGCCAACCTGCCCGAAGATGAACGTGCCGAAGCCTATTTGGAACTGCAGCGGCATGTGCCCTACTATAGTCAACTTGATAACATGTCCAACAAACACAGGAGCTGCAATATAACCTCATTGGCCATGAACCTTAATTTTATGGGGAAGGGAGCAGATAATATGAGATTACCTGACAATTTGTTACTCAAAGCCGAAAAGAAGGAAATAACTAAAGTAAAAACATGGAGAAAGTTAGCTGCTGATTATGATATTAAATCGAACAAAAAGGAAGATTTTATTGAATTGTATGATGGAAATGATAAAACTGAGACAGAACTTAAAGATTATTTGACCAATTTAATGTTGCCCGTTTTGGAAATGGGAAGTAGTATTTCATTATCACTATTTCCAAACTGTAAAGGCCATATTGTGAGGGTTCAAGAAGTTACATTAACAGGTCTTGTAATTGATGATCCTTATGGAAACTGTCCTTTGGAATGTATCACCATGAGAGAATCTTGTGAAGATGACTCATATAAAGAGAAAGGCGATAGAAACAATTCATCAAATTATTATGGTAATGATGTATCATATACTTGGGAGGTGTTGACGCAAATAACTTTAAAGTATATGGTAGTTTTTAATGAATAA